From one Flavobacterium kingsejongi genomic stretch:
- a CDS encoding YegP family protein, which produces MGAFVISKRDNGKYKFEFTSRRGKTIFLSPSYEDKEACEKGVGVVKINAENIGYLKFKTPSGKFFFKLVFENEVLAISRKYTTALRVQKGIDEVVRSASVAELLDFSSDAIFLD; this is translated from the coding sequence ATGGGTGCATTTGTGATCAGCAAAAGAGATAACGGAAAATATAAATTTGAATTCACTTCCAGACGCGGTAAGACGATTTTTCTTAGTCCGAGCTACGAGGATAAGGAAGCGTGTGAAAAGGGCGTAGGGGTCGTTAAAATCAATGCAGAAAACATCGGTTACCTGAAGTTTAAGACGCCAAGTGGGAAGTTCTTTTTTAAATTGGTTTTTGAAAACGAAGTGCTGGCGATCAGCAGGAAATATACTACGGCATTGCGGGTGCAAAAAGGAATAGATGAGGTGGTGCGAAGTGCGTCAGTGGCGGAACTCCTGGATTTTTCTTCCGATGCGATCTTTTTAGATTAA
- a CDS encoding 3-deoxy-D-manno-octulosonic acid transferase, which translates to MLYVYNLLVITAGFLLKIVAFFSPKIKLFVDGRKTVFRALAHRIKPSDKTIWFHAASLGEYEQGLPVMEKMKKKFPDHKIILTFFSPSGYEVRKNAAIADVVVYLPLDTHSNAKQFLKLAHPEMAFFIKYEYWPNYLNELKKSGIPTYLISGIFRKTQSFFKWYGGFYRNALKAFNYFFVQNESSKLLLQKIGYQNVKISGDTRFDRVSGILKRDNTLNFIAKFKGSKPVIVVGSSWPKDELLLSTYINSATSAVKFIIAPHNIKPEQLHELNKSIRKKVVFFSEMKNKNLADFDVFVIDTVGILTKIYAYADIAYVGGGFGNPGIHNILEPAAFGIPIVIGPNYSHFAEAEALVHMGGCTSINTQKELNEAFDLLLQNEDVRYEKGHICSTFVQMNQNATAIIINHICPEND; encoded by the coding sequence ATGCTTTATGTCTATAATCTACTGGTAATCACAGCTGGTTTTCTATTGAAAATCGTTGCTTTTTTCAGTCCAAAAATAAAACTTTTCGTAGACGGCCGAAAAACTGTTTTCAGGGCGTTAGCCCATAGAATAAAGCCTTCCGACAAAACGATATGGTTTCATGCTGCTTCGCTTGGCGAATACGAACAGGGCCTTCCTGTAATGGAAAAAATGAAAAAGAAATTCCCCGACCACAAAATCATACTTACTTTTTTCTCACCCTCAGGATATGAAGTGCGTAAAAATGCAGCCATTGCCGATGTGGTGGTTTACCTTCCCCTGGACACCCACAGCAATGCCAAACAATTCCTGAAACTGGCACATCCCGAAATGGCTTTTTTTATCAAATATGAATACTGGCCCAACTACCTCAATGAACTCAAAAAATCAGGTATTCCCACTTACCTTATTTCCGGTATTTTCAGGAAAACGCAATCCTTTTTCAAGTGGTATGGTGGATTTTACAGAAATGCCCTAAAAGCCTTTAATTATTTCTTTGTACAAAACGAATCATCGAAGTTATTATTGCAAAAAATTGGTTATCAAAACGTAAAAATAAGTGGCGATACGCGTTTCGATCGCGTCTCCGGGATTTTAAAACGGGACAACACTTTGAATTTTATTGCGAAATTCAAAGGCAGTAAGCCTGTAATTGTCGTAGGGAGTTCCTGGCCTAAGGATGAATTATTGCTGAGCACTTATATCAATTCCGCTACTTCAGCTGTAAAATTCATCATCGCCCCGCACAATATCAAGCCAGAACAATTACACGAACTCAATAAAAGTATCCGAAAAAAAGTGGTTTTCTTTTCTGAAATGAAAAATAAAAACCTGGCTGATTTTGATGTTTTCGTCATCGATACTGTAGGGATACTGACTAAGATTTATGCGTATGCAGATATTGCCTATGTGGGAGGGGGATTCGGAAACCCGGGTATCCATAATATTCTGGAACCAGCCGCATTTGGCATTCCAATTGTAATTGGCCCCAACTACAGCCATTTTGCCGAGGCAGAAGCCTTAGTACACATGGGTGGGTGTACCAGTATCAACACCCAAAAAGAACTGAACGAAGCCTTCGATCTATTGCTTCAAAATGAAGACGTACGTTATGAAAAAGGACACATCTGCAGCACATTTGTACAGATGAATCAAAATGCCACCGCTATCATTATAAATCACATTTGCCCGGAAAACGATTAA
- a CDS encoding GNAT family N-acetyltransferase, translated as MITFQPLESADIETIVPMMQDFYAIDNYPIDVAISKALFLEFLENEHLGRAWLIYFDNEVVGYIILTFIFSFEYKGTIAFLDELYLSEKARGKGIGKAAVDFIQSEARNLSLKIIYLEVEGHNQNAQQLYLSKDFTVHNRKLMKFIL; from the coding sequence ATGATCACATTCCAACCTTTAGAAAGCGCCGATATTGAAACAATTGTTCCGATGATGCAGGATTTTTATGCCATTGACAATTACCCTATTGACGTTGCCATTTCCAAGGCCCTGTTCCTGGAGTTTTTAGAAAATGAACACCTCGGTAGAGCATGGCTTATTTATTTCGATAACGAAGTGGTCGGGTATATCATCCTGACTTTTATATTCAGTTTTGAATACAAAGGCACAATTGCTTTTCTGGATGAATTATATCTTTCTGAAAAAGCCCGTGGAAAAGGCATCGGAAAAGCGGCCGTTGATTTTATACAGTCGGAAGCCCGAAACCTTTCCCTAAAAATCATTTACCTTGAAGTCGAGGGACACAACCAGAATGCACAACAACTTTACTTATCCAAAGACTTCACGGTACACAACAGAAAGCTGATGAAATTCATTCTCTGA
- a CDS encoding S46 family peptidase: MKFLKLLVLLFALPMAAQQGGMWIPSLLKGMNEKEMKSLGMKMSASDIYDVNKSSLKDAVPQFNGGCTSEVISSKGLLLTNHHCGFGEIQSHSTVEHDYLTNGFWAMNQAEELPNPGLEVTFIVKIEDVSAKVLDGTTSLTSEAEKQKKIASNIASLTNTLPKEAWQENRIRTFYEGNQYILFVIESYKDVRLVGAPPSSIGKFGSDTDNWVWPRHTGDFSLFRIYADKNNRPAEYSKDNVPYTPKHFFPVSLKGIEEDDFTLVFGYPGRTTEYLPSIAVEQIVNSLNPAKIEVRDRALKVADGFMRKDNAIKIQYASKYASIANYWKKWIGETQGLKKSNAIEVKQKFEKNFLDQVQKAHKEEEYGQLFEDFQKNYTEIAPYALSRDYFMEVVLRNTELLSIGYKLFQLEQVYNSKGEQSFTDRKNNTLENLKETYKDFNKNVDEKVFEQLIELYATKSPQQFLPEQILKKDYKKMTAEIYSQSDLTSYKGMESLLTGNPKAVIAKLNKDKGYQLVKVLAEAYLKNVNPKYDEINLKISALQRTYMKGILELSPKDARIFPDANSTLRVTYGKVKGYEPADAVSYGYGTYLDGVMEKYIPGDYEFDVPQKLIDLYNTKDYGPYDMKGKMPVCFIGTNHTTGGNSGSPAIDAKGNLIGLNFDRVWEGTMSDIYYDPAICRNIMVDIRYVLFIIDKYAGAKHLVDEMKIVK; this comes from the coding sequence ATGAAATTTTTAAAACTGCTTGTACTATTGTTTGCCCTGCCAATGGCCGCACAACAAGGTGGCATGTGGATCCCTTCTTTGCTAAAAGGGATGAACGAAAAAGAAATGAAGAGTTTGGGCATGAAAATGTCAGCTTCCGATATTTACGATGTAAATAAATCGAGCCTCAAAGATGCTGTACCACAATTTAATGGCGGTTGTACTTCTGAGGTTATTTCTTCAAAAGGGCTTTTGCTTACCAACCACCATTGTGGATTCGGCGAAATTCAATCCCACTCCACAGTAGAACACGACTACCTGACCAATGGATTCTGGGCGATGAACCAGGCAGAAGAATTGCCAAACCCGGGATTGGAAGTGACCTTCATTGTAAAAATTGAAGATGTGTCTGCCAAAGTTTTGGACGGTACTACTTCTTTAACTTCAGAAGCAGAAAAACAAAAGAAAATTGCCAGCAATATCGCTTCCCTGACCAATACACTTCCAAAAGAAGCATGGCAGGAAAACAGGATCCGTACTTTTTATGAAGGCAACCAGTATATTCTTTTCGTAATCGAAAGTTATAAGGATGTACGTTTGGTAGGAGCACCACCTTCCTCTATTGGTAAATTCGGATCGGATACCGACAACTGGGTATGGCCAAGACATACCGGAGATTTTTCATTATTCCGCATCTATGCCGATAAAAACAACAGGCCTGCAGAATATTCTAAGGACAATGTACCCTACACCCCGAAACATTTCTTCCCGGTTTCCCTGAAAGGAATTGAAGAGGATGACTTTACCTTGGTATTTGGATATCCTGGAAGAACCACAGAATACCTTCCTTCTATTGCTGTCGAACAAATTGTAAACAGCCTGAACCCAGCCAAAATTGAAGTACGCGATCGCGCATTAAAAGTAGCGGATGGTTTTATGCGAAAAGACAACGCTATCAAAATTCAATACGCTTCTAAATATGCCAGCATTGCCAACTATTGGAAAAAATGGATTGGTGAAACTCAGGGATTAAAAAAATCGAATGCGATTGAAGTAAAGCAAAAATTTGAAAAGAACTTCCTCGATCAGGTTCAGAAAGCACATAAAGAAGAGGAATACGGACAACTATTCGAAGACTTCCAAAAAAACTATACTGAAATAGCGCCTTATGCATTAAGCAGAGATTATTTTATGGAAGTAGTACTGAGAAATACCGAATTATTAAGCATTGGCTACAAACTGTTCCAACTGGAACAGGTATACAACAGCAAAGGCGAACAATCGTTCACAGACCGTAAAAACAATACGCTGGAAAACCTGAAAGAAACGTATAAGGATTTCAATAAAAATGTAGACGAGAAAGTTTTTGAACAGTTAATAGAACTGTACGCAACAAAATCTCCACAACAATTCCTTCCGGAACAAATCCTGAAAAAGGACTATAAGAAAATGACCGCGGAGATCTACAGCCAATCTGACCTTACAAGCTACAAAGGCATGGAAAGCCTGTTAACCGGAAATCCAAAAGCGGTAATTGCAAAATTAAACAAAGACAAAGGTTACCAATTAGTAAAAGTATTGGCAGAAGCCTACCTTAAAAATGTAAATCCGAAATACGACGAAATCAATTTAAAGATTTCTGCGCTGCAACGCACTTACATGAAAGGCATCTTAGAACTTAGCCCTAAAGACGCACGCATCTTCCCGGACGCCAACAGTACACTACGTGTTACTTACGGAAAAGTAAAAGGATATGAGCCTGCTGACGCAGTATCTTATGGCTACGGTACGTATTTGGATGGCGTCATGGAAAAGTATATCCCGGGCGACTATGAATTCGATGTACCACAAAAATTAATTGACCTCTACAATACCAAAGATTACGGCCCTTATGACATGAAAGGAAAAATGCCGGTTTGCTTCATAGGCACTAACCACACTACAGGAGGAAATTCCGGTAGCCCTGCTATTGATGCCAAAGGAAATCTTATCGGCCTTAATTTTGACCGCGTATGGGAAGGTACTATGAGCGATATCTACTATGACCCTGCTATTTGCAGAAATATTATGGTTGACATCCGTTATGTATTGTTCATTATAGACAAATATGCCGGTGCGAAACATTTGGTGGACGAAATGAAGATTGTCAAATAA